From Triticum aestivum cultivar Chinese Spring chromosome 4A, IWGSC CS RefSeq v2.1, whole genome shotgun sequence, a single genomic window includes:
- the LOC123083227 gene encoding mitochondrial carrier protein CoAc2, producing MEEAERGGWAVPLAVRELIAGGVAGGVAKCAVAPLERVKILLQTRRAEFRGSGLIGSFQTIYRTEGPLGFYRGNGASVARIVPYAALHYMAYEEYRRWIILGFPNVQQGPVLDLVAGSIAGGTAVVSTYPLDLVRTKMAYQVKDAVNLSLRVPSEQVYKGILDCLKTVYRQNGLKGLYRGMGPSLYGIFPYSGLKFYFYEKMKTRVPKEHRKDIIPKLACGSVAGLLGQTITYPLDVVRRQMQVQALSLSNQVNRKETFGSLAMIVKHQGWKQLFSGLSINYLKVVPSAALGFTVYDSMRDWLNVPSREQAPVLSEDGSDTAPVHSS from the exons ATGGAGGAAGCGGAGAGAGGTGGCTGGGCGGTGCCGCTCGCCGTGCGGGAGCTCATCGCTGGCGGGGTCGCTGGTGGCGTTGCCAAGTGCGCCGTCGCGCCGCTCGAGCGCGTCAAGATCCTCCTTCAG ACTAGAAGGGCGGAATTCCGTGGGTCTGGATTGATTGGATCATTTCAGACAATCTATCGCACAGAAGGTCCCTTAGGGTTTTACAG GGGCAACGGTGCCAGCGTTGCTAGGATTGTTCCTTATGCAGCTTTGCATTACATGGCATACGAAGAGTATCGCCGATGGATCATTCTTGGTTTTCCTAATGTTCAACAAGGGCCTGTTCTTGATCTAGTGGCTGGATCAATTGCTGGAGGAACAGCAGTCGTGTCCACATATCCGCTTGATCTGGTTCGCACAAAGATGGCTTATCAG GTTAAAGATGCAGTGAACCTCAGTTTAAGAGTGCCCTCTGAACAGGTTTACAAAGGGATCCTTGATTGTTTGAAAACAGTATACAGGCAAAATGGCTTGAAAGGCCTATACCGTGGCATGG GTCCATCATTATATGGAATCTTCCCTTATTCCGGTCTTAAATTCTATTTCTATGAGAAGATGAAGACTCGTGTTCCTAAAGAGCACAGAAAAGATATTATACCAAAACTTGCTTGTGGGTCAGTTGCTGGTTTGTTAGGACAGACAATAACGTATCCCCTTGATGTTGTTAGGAGGCAAATGCAG GTTCAGGCGCTCTCATTGTCCAACCAAGTGAACAGGAAAGAAACATTTGGAAGCCTTGCTATGATAGTGAAACATCAAGGTTGGAAGCAACTGTTTTCAGGACTATCTATCAACTATTTGAAG GTTGTCCCCTCGGCAGCCCTAGGGTTTACTGTGTACGATTCCATGAGGGATTGGCTTAATGTTCCATCTAGAGAGCAAGCACCTGTGTTATCAGAAGATGGAAGTGATACTGCCCCTGTTCACTCCAGTTAG